In Setaria viridis chromosome 5, Setaria_viridis_v4.0, whole genome shotgun sequence, the genomic stretch ggggcaaggccggcggcggcggcgacgacggcatcACGTGCGACTTCCTGCTCAAGCTGCTCCGCGCGGGGAGCATGGTGGGCGCGGACGCGGCGCTGCTGCGGGACCTGGAggcccgcgcggcgcggcggctggaCCAGGCCACGCTGGGCGCCGTGATGATACCGGCGTTCGGGCACGCCGGCGAGaacgcggcgctgctgctggacgtgcccctcgtgctgcggctcgtgCGCGGGTTCCTCaaggagggcgccgccgcctcctcgaacaaggccagctccgccgcggccgtcggcggcggcggcgcggcggccgccaggGTGGCCAGGCTGGTGGACGCCTACCTGGCCGAGGCCGCGCTCGAGGCCGGCCTGCGCCCCGCCGAGTTCGAGGAGCTCGCCCGCGCCGTCCCCGCCCACGCCCGCCCCGCCGACGACGCGCTCTACCGCGCCGTCGACACCTACCTCAAGGTGCGCCTGCGCTGCGCTCGCCCACATCCCTTTCCATTTCTGCTTCCTGCTTGATTGCACTACATGACCATGACTCGGCGGCACGGCACGCGCGCGTGCCGCCTAGGCGCGTACGGCGTACGTGCCCATTCCTGCTCCCGACGAAGGGCCAAAAGGCCACGGTGACACTGTGTCAGTGATAGCTTTTTAGACAACAGAAAATCGTTTACAGGTGCACAAGGCCAACGTGTCAATTCTAGTGCATAGTAACTTTGCTCCATACTTGCAATCGCCATAGCCTGCGGTGAGGTTGGTCAACAGAGGAAATCTTAGCTGCAGAGACTGTTGGTTTCACTTGGCAACGCCTTTTTGTGCACGGCGAAATGATGGTGAAATCAGTGTTCTTGAGTTGATGGCAATGGCAGGGGTGCCTCTGCATTGGGGGTTGCACACACATAGACCCATCCCATCCTTCCCGGACACTGCGACGTGTTCGAGCCCGTGCTGGAGACAGTAAACTAGAGTACTGGAAAAGTGAGAGGAATCAGGCATGCATATACTGGACTGGACGGCGACTTTGGTCTTTGCCTCTTTGGGCTTTGGCCACCTGAAAACTTGCGAGGCatgttcatgtggttgtgtgtTTGACTGTACTGTGATTTGCATTAGACCGTGTAATGCATATCTATAAAATAATAGGGTACAGTACCGTCAATGTCCATTTTTTATTGCATAGGAAATCTTCCTTCCGTAAATCCAATTATTCTGCAATCATAAGTTAAGGTCCTGTGTGTACCATCAGAGCAATAAGCCTCCAACATACAACTACTCATATTCTATGATTCTATCGGGAAGGGAACAGATACAGGCTTGTTATTTTATCCATTGGTTTTGTTTGTGCCTGGCATGTGAATTGAATGATAGATTAGTTGCTTCCACGGTTTGCTAATGCAAAATCAAATCCCCTCCCTTTTTGTTGTTAAGAGTTAAGACCCTTCCGTTCATCCATCTGTTGCGTGAAAGAGATTGTGTCAAAAGTCTGAAATGTCTTATCTGCTGGTGTCACTGTAGCGTCCAAAGTTACCGCTTGAAGGTTTAGTTAAACCTGCTCCTGATGTTGTTAGCAACTTAGCGTCtggagagagagacagagatgTCACGTGAGCTCCACCCGCTAACCAACAACAAGAGCTACAACCTGTTAATTACACATGGGAATAGGTGCTTCTGGGTATCAAAATCCCTCTTGTCCCTTGGTGCTTGGTGCCATATTTCTTCTTGTCCTGCTATGACCAACCACCAGCAATTTACACCTGCATCTGTCGCAGGAAACTAGACGTGCTAATATTCccttcagaattcagattcaTGTAAAAATGTGTGGATGGAATTCCCAAGCAAGCAGtgcctgcaaggctgcaacctGCTCAGGGATCTTGCAGACATGGACAGAAAATATAGATACTCACAGTCACAGCCATGGCAGAGTGCGGGCTAGAACAGTGGCAGGATCTATCATTTGATCTCATGGGCCTGATGATCAGAACATTAACAGTTTCAGATCGAAATGCAGCCAAGGAAATCTTGGGAATTTCTGTTCCATTGCTCTGTGCATGTCTTGGAGTTGAAACACTGTCATCAGAAAATGATGACAGCGCTGTCCGAGAGGACATATTCTCATGTCAAGTCGATGGTGCGCTAGTCATGAAAAGTCATGTCAGATTCTGAATCGCTAGCTCGTACAATGCAAATTTGATTGTGTACAAGAATGAAATTGCATTAGGATAATCTAGTGATAATCATGAAAAGAAATGGTCACTGACTCTTTGGTTCCTGATTTCCATCAGGCGCATCCGAACACGGCCAAGGAGGAGCGCAAGTCGCTGTGCCGGCTGATCGACGCGCGCAAGCTcacggcggaggccgcggcgcacGCCGTCCAGAACGAGCGCATGCCGGTGCGCTCCGTGATGCAGGTGCTCTTCTCGGAGCACGGCAAGCTCAACCGCCTCGCCGAGCTGAGCGCCTCCTTCAGCGGCCCACGGACCCCCAACCCGGCGCTGGAGCTCCCCGGCCGCTGCCCCTCCAAGCGCGAGGTCCTCGCGCAGCACCAGGAGGTGCGCCGCCTCCGCGAGGACGTCGCCAGGCTCCAGGTCCTCCGTCATCTCCATCTTTCCAGTTCAAGGCTCCGATTCAGTACACTGACAATCTGACGCTGAAAGGTATCTCCAATTCTCCATTGCAGGTGCAGTGCAACGCGCTGCAGGCCCAGGTGGACAGGCTAAGCTCGgacaggaggcggcgcggcggcggcggcggcggcttcttcaGGTGGAGCGCGTTCTGGTtcggcggcggcatgggcgcCGACGTCGCGAGGGTCGACGACTCGGAGAGCGGCATGGAACGCCGGACGCCGGCCAAGGGGAAGAAGGACAGCGCCGCCTCAGCGACGCCGAACGCGAAGTGGCGCAAGTCAACTTCATGATGTTGATATGGGGTTGGAGCAACGCTGATGAAGGGATGATgggttgtttcttttttttggcttttggTTTGGTTACAGTGATTTCTGAGTTTGAATGCTCTGTTATGTTACTGTCATCTTGAGTTCCTGTTCATGATCAAATTATCTCACTGAACTGTGTGAAGCAGCCTAAAAGCATCAACTGCTGACAGCTGAAACCACAAACAGATCAACATTGACAATGAAAAATTGATGCGCTGAAAGTGCAGATAAATCTCACATTTTCAGCTCAAGAACAAGAATAATTCATTTCTTTCACAAATCAACAAATAGTTGTACACGCATTAATCTGATCACATTGGGGTGATCATAAACAATACAATATCCCACAAATAACAGGCAGAGCCTCAGACAGAAGTCTGCAAGCTATGCTAAACTCACTTATTCAGCTGCAGAAACAAATAACAAATGGAGTCAACTTTGAACACACTGAAAGAAGAATAAATAGGTCCAGACGTGTGGTGCAGCGACTTATTTGTTTACTGCTTTCTTGATCGCCTGCTTGCATCTGCTGAGGAACTTGCTGCTGCTTGTGGACACTGCATCCTCATAGCCATATCTGCAGTCATCCTCGCCAGCAACCTTAGGCTTCCTGCCAATGCACTCCACACCTCTTCTCATTCCAAGGATCTTGGAAGGCGATGAGGGCAGCGACCGGAAACCCCTACTGTTGTCGGATCTTGGGAACCAAATCTTcttttcctccctctccttAATGCCAAAGCTGTCCCTGCATAGCGCTGTTCCCTGGTCAGAAGCAATATCGCCCTCCACCTCAACAATCTCATCAGAACATTCAGTAATTTCATTTCTGCTTTGCATATGCTGCTCTTCTGAAGCattctcctcctcatcgtcatgCTGTTCATCTGAACAATGATATACAGCTTGACCTTCTTGCTGGTTGTCCATGAGCATATGGAGCCACTTATCAACATTTCCTTTGCCAACATGGTTCATGTTTTCATCATCTTCAGACCTGGGAACATGTCGGTGATGTACTTTACTCTTTTGCAGCAGCATTGACTGATCTGCGGGATACCTAGGAGTTCCATGCATGCCAACTGCTCTATAGGGTGGACTTGGGGGAAGTGACGAGGTCCTCGGTACTGAAACTGTCTCACTGGCATGGTATTTTTCAGTCTCAGACTCGTAGCACTGCTGCATGGTCGCTTTATCCTTGTCATCTCCTGACCTCATAGGTGTACCAGCTCCCCTCGATGCCATAGTCTCcattctttctcttctcctgcTACGACGCCGTTCTTTGATCGCCAGCTCTTCTAGTTTCTCCCGCACCAATGTTCTACCTCTTTCAGAATCAACAGTGTTCTGTTCAATGGAGAGAGACCTCCTTGGGAAGTTTATCACCTTCGATTGCTCATTCCTGGCATTGCTGAATGCTGAAGCACGAGTTGAAGTACCTTCTccaatttcttcttctcctagGGAAATGTATGCATCTGAATTCCTCTGATCTTCCTCCAGGAAAACCCTCAGCTCCTGCTTGAGAGGGCTACTCCTCAATTTTCTTGCTGAAAGGTACTTTACACTCTCACCGTGCCTTTCCTCGAGCAATCCATCATCAACACGATACCTCTTCCTTTCTGGCTTTATCTGTCTTTCCAAATCATCTCTCTGCTGGTACTTCTTACGGAGCTCGGTTTCAGATGAGTCACACATTGCTCTCTGGGCCTCCAATCTGGCCATGAGTGTGCTGGTAGCGGCTT encodes the following:
- the LOC117857934 gene encoding coleoptile phototropism protein 1; the protein is MKSSSQSQSPKTLSPRGGTAGGAGAEHARSASEPWVVAAAAASACDDSCVNDVDNFARTVAAVKSKSASCARPDMLASVLSHYAAKWLPDVAPPPLASSPASSASGRFLPPESPTATWLKKRLLLESLVAALPPDPPAPGCGGGKAGGGGDDGITCDFLLKLLRAGSMVGADAALLRDLEARAARRLDQATLGAVMIPAFGHAGENAALLLDVPLVLRLVRGFLKEGAAASSNKASSAAAVGGGGAAAARVARLVDAYLAEAALEAGLRPAEFEELARAVPAHARPADDALYRAVDTYLKAHPNTAKEERKSLCRLIDARKLTAEAAAHAVQNERMPVRSVMQVLFSEHGKLNRLAELSASFSGPRTPNPALELPGRCPSKREVLAQHQEVRRLREDVARLQVQCNALQAQVDRLSSDRRRRGGGGGGFFRWSAFWFGGGMGADVARVDDSESGMERRTPAKGKKDSAASATPNAKWRKSTS
- the LOC117857933 gene encoding uncharacterized protein; amino-acid sequence: MAAGFTEEEKAVDDAMGYPKAYARLCRGGGGAAVGLPYGHGPPHAFLPYVLQPHEALRAKDLNEMFPVTDAEAPPTANPRGYANLLWKQLDHLGNAGFDPALFRVDAYGNVLYLHADSASPLAWDIDHWFPCARGGKTVPSNLRIVQWQVCRKKQNKLEFLMPWWDLQLGVSVNQFLSIFASKNSDFRNRAFAFLFADGSGEELSSLQVVEAHAFPQHFSEMTRKVGLAPAAIVSTKGPDNSVLKSLDANRPLRPNYPLIASKKFTGEKDENFNLPISGQGPNSAKENNNPDADGYISNPYLSIAMARDSLRHREEAKKKQAELTELENEANELKQKNEEERVAIQGLEALLIKRKRRVEKCHRLAEAQSNYKAVLEKMIRDAMHQSVVYKEQLRLNQAATSTLMARLEAQRAMCDSSETELRKKYQQRDDLERQIKPERKRYRVDDGLLEERHGESVKYLSARKLRSSPLKQELRVFLEEDQRNSDAYISLGEEEIGEGTSTRASAFSNARNEQSKVINFPRRSLSIEQNTVDSERGRTLVREKLEELAIKERRRSRRRERMETMASRGAGTPMRSGDDKDKATMQQCYESETEKYHASETVSVPRTSSLPPSPPYRAVGMHGTPRYPADQSMLLQKSKVHHRHVPRSEDDENMNHVGKGNVDKWLHMLMDNQQEGQAVYHCSDEQHDDEEENASEEQHMQSRNEITECSDEIVEVEGDIASDQGTALCRDSFGIKEREEKKIWFPRSDNSRGFRSLPSSPSKILGMRRGVECIGRKPKVAGEDDCRYGYEDAVSTSSSKFLSRCKQAIKKAVNK